Proteins found in one Mustela lutreola isolate mMusLut2 chromosome 10, mMusLut2.pri, whole genome shotgun sequence genomic segment:
- the LOC131809579 gene encoding fatty-acid amide hydrolase 1-like — MPVIAWLMMLLLLALLGATRLCWLRAPARNKISRAQKRRAVALQQMEALAQRLRQQEPSLDPKAILELPLERLAQKLQNDELSLESVLCSYLEEALKVHKEANCLTDFLGECEEQLQALKKLQKTERGLLYGVPISLKDTYDCKGHDSTCGLAQFLEKPAAKDGVIVEVLKAQGAIPFVKTNIPQTLFSFYCSNPIYGQTLHPLNLKKTPGGSSGGEGVMLAQRGSILGMGTDSGGSIRVPASFCGVCGLRTTGYRLSYSGVAGAVKGEKSVTTVAGPMARDVESLALCLRALLSEDMHRLDPTVPFMPFREEVYSSNQLLRIGYCESDGFTQPTPSMARAMRLTSKLLQDAGHQIIPFSIPRIEYAVQHLFMGGLFGDGGATLLEKLEGDIVDPCVKTTVNLLRLPGLLKGFLACILKYIEPRASQKIKEIHGVGTPKKLWEHHKAVEEYKQEFIAKWRSLDLDVLLTPVLAPAFCTGYSNMTLDVSSYTSPYNVLNFPAGVVPVTTVTLQDEEELAFYKGYYKDTSDKCFREAVQGSIGFPVAVQCVALPWEEELCLRFMKEVETLAKNHREPE; from the exons ATGCCTGTCATAGCTTGGCTGATGATGCTCCTCCTGTTGGCCCTGCTGGGGGCCACCCGGCTCTGCTGGCTGCGTGCTCCCGCACGGAACAAGATCTCCAGGGCGCAGAAGCGTAGGGCAGTGGCCCTGCAGCAGATGGAGGCTCTGGCCCAGCGTCTCCGGCAGCAA GAGCCCTCCCTGGACCCCAAAGCCATCCTGGAACTGCCCCTGGAGAGGCTGGCCCAGAAGCTGCAGAATGACGAGCTCAGTCTGGAGAGTGTCCTCTGTAGCTACTTAGAGGAG GCACTGAAGGTACATAAGGAGGCAAACTGCCTCACAGATTTCCTGGGCGAGTGTGAGGAGCAACTGCAGGCATTGAAGAAGCTCCAGAAGACTGAGAGGGGCCTCCTCTATGGGGTCCCCATCAGCCTGAAGGACACCTATGACTGCAAG GGCCATGACTCTACGTGCGGCCTGGCCCAGTTCCTGGAGAAGCCAGCAGCCAAGGATGGGGTCATTGTGGAAGTGCTCAAGGCTCAGGGAGCTATTCCCTTCGTTAAGACCAACATCCCACAGACGCTGTTCAG CTTTTATTGCAGCAACCCCATCTACGGACAGACCCTGCACCCTCTGAACTTGAAGAAGACACCTGGGGGCTCCTCAGGGGGTGAGGGAGTCATGCTGGCACAACGGGGTTCCATCCTGGGCATGGGGACCGACAGTGGGGGCAGCATCCGCGTACCAGCCAGCTTTTGTGGTGTCTGTGGCTTGAGGACCACCGGATACCGCCTCAG CTACTCCGGAGTTGCAGGTGCTGTCAAGGGCGAGAAATCTG TGACTACAGTGGCTGGCCCCATGGCCCGGGATGTGGAGAGCCTGGCGCTGTGTTTGCGAGCACTGCTAAGTGAAGACATGCACCGGCTGGACCCCACCGTGCCTTTTATGCCCTTCAGGGAGGAG GTGTACTCCAGTAACCAGCTCCTTCGAATTGGTTACTGTGAATCCGATGGCTTCACTCAGCCAACTCCTAGCATGGCCAGGGCCATGAGGCTCACCTCCAAGCTTCTCCAGGATGCAGGACATCAG ATCATCCCCTTCTCCATCCCCCGTATAGAGTATGCTGTCCAACACCTGTTCATGGGAGGTCTGTTTGGCGATGGAGGGGCCACCCTTCTGGAGAAGCT TGAGGGGGACATTGTGGACCCTTGTGTAAAGACAACTGTCAACCTGCTCCGTCTGCCAGGCCTACTCAAAGGTTTCTTGGCCTGTATCCTGAAGTATATA GAGCCCCGAGCTAGCCAGAAGATTAAAGAGATTCATGGCGTGGG GACTCCCAAGAAACTGTGGGAGCATCACAAAGCTGTGGAG GAATATAAGCAAGAGTTCATAGCCAAGTGGAGGTCCTTGGATCTAGATGTACTGCTGACGCCAGTTCTGGCCCCTGCCTTCTGTACAGGCTATTCTAACATGACATTAG ATGTCTCCTCCTACACGAGCCCGTACAACGTCCTGAACTTCCCCGCTGGCGTGGTGCCAGTCACCACTGTGACGCTGCAGGACGAGGAGGAACTGGCCTTCTACAAGGGATACTACAAAGATACTTCTGACAAATGTTTCCGGGAG GCAGTACAAGGATCCATAGGATTTCCTGTAGCTGTGCAGTGCGTTGCTTTGCCATGGGAAGAGGAGCTGTGTCTCCGGTTCATGAAGGAGGTGGAGACCTTGGCCAAGAACCACAGGGAACCCGAGTGA